The following are from one region of the Oncorhynchus tshawytscha isolate Ot180627B linkage group LG24, Otsh_v2.0, whole genome shotgun sequence genome:
- the LOC112223742 gene encoding potassium voltage-gated channel subfamily A member 7: protein MENNDPEGGGEGGRRDIEGEKDKRLKNQLNSEEKGEKENQVGGEKERKRVSRRSGSLWRSGWVPSERLAINVSGMRYETQLRTLAQFPDSMLGDPRRRHRYFDPLRKELFLDRNRACFDAILYFYQSGGRLRRPANVPLDIFIDELYFYELGEEIMARFKEDEGFPKEEAPSLPVNEVQRSLWMLFEHPESSSGARIIAIVSVMVIVVSILIFCLETLPDFRSEKELREEYFYKYHAHDKNISIHMLPPASVFQDPFFLVETICICWFSFELFMRFICSPSKMHFFKDVMNVIDFTAILPFFVTLITELSKDTENAPGMSLAIIRVIRLVRVFRIFKLSRHSKGLQILGQTLRASMRELGLLIFFLFIGVIIFASAVFFAEADHKDTAFVSIPCAFWWAVVTMTTVGYGDMYPETVWGKLVGSMCAIAGVLTISLPVPVIVSNFSYFYHRETECEDQTQYTHIRTSLWEDEEHEEGEEEGDGEGDYNAIEGICNPLNRTLLGGLCTGQSRESSGAKMYLREPLVTQV from the exons ATGGAAAACAACGACCCagaaggaggtggagaaggaggaaggagagacatagaaggagagaaagacaaacGGCTGAAGAACCAACTCAACAGCGAGGAGAAGGGCGAGAAAGAGAACCAAGTGGGtggtgagaaggagaggaagcGGGTGAGCCGGCGGTCCGGATCACTGTGGAGGAGCGGCTGGGTGCCGAGCGAACGTCTTGCGATCAACGTCTCAGGGATGCGCTACGAGACCCAGCTCCGCACCTTGGCCCAGTTCCCAGACTCCATGCTGGGCGACCCCAGGCGGCGGCATCGCTACTTCGACCCATTGCGCAAGGAGCTCTTCTTGGACCGCAACCGGGCCTGTTTTGACGCCATCCTCTACTTCTACCAGTCGGGCGGGCGGCTCCGGCGGCCCGCCAACGTGCCCCTGGACATTTTCATAGACGAGCTGTATTTCTATGAGCTGGGCGAGGAGATCATGGCACGCTTCAAGGAGGATGAGGGTTTCCCCAAGGAGGAAGCCCCATCGCTGCCCGTCAACGAGGTCCAGCGGAGTCTGTGGATGCTTTTCGAGCACCCGGAGTCGTCATCGGGCGCGCGCATCATCGCCATCGTCAGCGTCATGGTGATCGTGGTGTCCATCCTCATCTTCTGCCTAGAGACGCTGCCTGACTTCAGGAGCGAGAAGGAGCTTCGTGAG GAGTACTTCTACAAGTACCACGCCCACGACAAGAACATCTCCATACACATGCTTCCCCCCGCCAGTGTCTTCCAGGATCCCTTCTTCCTGGTGGAGACTATATGTATCTGCTGGTTCTCTTTTGAGCTCTTCATGCGTTTCATCTGCTCGCCCAGCAAGATGCACTTTTTCAAGGACGTGATGAACGTCATCGACTTCACCGCCATCCTGCCCTTCTTCGTGACACTGATCACCGAGCTCTCCAAGGACACGGAGAACGCACCGGGAATGTCACTGGCCATCATCCGTGTAATCCGGTTAGTCAGAGTGTTCAGGATCTTCAAGCTGTCCCGCCACTCCAAGGGCCTGCAGATCCTGGGCCAGACGCTGAGGGCCAGCATGCGTGAGCTAGGCCTACTCATCTTTTTCCTCTTCATTGGCGTCATCATCTTCGCCAGCGCCGTCTTCTTCGCCGAGGCCGACCACAAGGACACCGCGTTTGTCAGCATCCCCTGCGCCTTCTGGTGGGCCGTGGTTACCATGACCACCGTGGGCTACGGTGACATGTACCCAGAGACGGTGTGGGGCAAGCTGGTTGGCTCCATGTGCGCCATCGCCGGCGTGCTTACCATCTCGCTGCCCGTGCCCGTCATCGTGTCCAACTTCAGCTACTTCTACCACCGCGAGACGGAGTGCGAGGACCAAACCCAGTACACACACATCAGGACCTCGCTGTGGGAGGACGAGGAGcacgaggagggggaggaagaagggGACGGAGAAGGAGATTACAATGCCATAGAGGGCATCTGCAACCCTCTGAATAGGACTCTGTTGGGGGGGCTGTGCACTGGGCAGAGCAGGGAGTCGAGTGGGGCGAAGATGTACCTCAGGGAACCCCTGGTAACTCAGGTGTGA
- the fgf21 gene encoding fibroblast growth factor 21, with protein sequence MSLCAHISLFSCSLLGLLSLSISSYIPDSNPLLLFNDQVRERHLYTGIMLTSLLSYAHSLKKKNIFQVCTYRSFGLCSRSLLLSCLHVMSPPPDNQRKELFLEMTPDGKVTGSPGQTSYSVLEMRSVREGETVIKGVSSSLFLCVDSIGQLRGQSHYTEADCTFRELLLADGYSRFFSSHHKLYVSLTSKGSTPQHGLPFHRFLPLRNILVSRSMTNTAENQQQSQQQLDLDSDNPFGRGLTGVVSPQFSRDK encoded by the exons ATGTCCTTGTGTGCACACATCTCCCTGTTCTCCTGCTCCCTTCTGggcctcctatctctctctatatcatcATATATTCCTGACTCCAACCCACTCCTGCTCTTCAATGATCAAGTCAGAGAAAGACATCTCTACACAGGTATTATGCTCACTTCTCTTCTGTCTTATGCTCattcacttaaaaaaaaaaacatatttcaggTGTGTACTTATCGATCCTTCGGTTTATGCTCGAG GtcgttgttgttgtcatgtttacATGTAATGTCTCCCCCCCCAGATAATCAAAGAAAAGAACTGTTTCTGGAGATGACCCCAGATGGAAAAGTGACAGGAAGCCCTGGTCAGACCTCTTACA GTGTGTTGGAGATGAGGTCAGTTCGAGAAGGTGAGACAGTTATCAAGGGTGTGTCCTCATCCCTTTTCCTCTGTGTGGACAGCATTGGCCAGTTGAGGGGACAG AGCCACTACACAGAGGCTGACTGCACCTTCAGAGAGCTGCTGCTAGCTGATGGATACTCTCGTTTCTTCTCTTCACATCACAAACTTTATGTGTCCCTCACCTCAAAAGGCTCCACACCGCAACATGGGCTCCCGTTCCATCGGTTCCTACCCCTGAGAAACATTTTGGTATCTAGAAGTATGACGAATACAGCTGAAAATCAACAACAGAGTCAGCAACAGCTTGACCTGGACTCAGATAACCCTTTCGGCAGGGGTCTCACTGGTGTTGTCAGTCCACAGTTCTCCAGGGATAAGTGA